The proteins below come from a single Zonotrichia leucophrys gambelii isolate GWCS_2022_RI chromosome 3, RI_Zleu_2.0, whole genome shotgun sequence genomic window:
- the ACP1 gene encoding low molecular weight phosphotyrosine protein phosphatase isoform X1, with translation MAAGESKSVLFVCLGNICRSPIAEAVFRKLVTDEKLENKWRIDSAATSTYEIGSPPDYRGQNCMKKHGIPMSHIARQITKEDFQTFDHILCMDESNLRDLNRKSNQVKDCKATIELLGTYDPQKQLIIEDPYYGSEKDFETVYEQCLRCCKAFLEKYR, from the exons GAAACATCTGCCGCTCTCCAATAGCTGAAGCGGTTTTCAGAAAACTTGTGACTGATGAGAAGCTTGAAAATAAG tGGAGGATAGACAGTGCAGCGACATCTACCTATGAAATAGGAAGCCCTCCTGACTATCGAGGACAGAATTGCATGAAGAAGCATGGCATTCCCATGAGTCATATTGCCAGGCAG ATTACTAAAGAGGATTTCCAGACCTTTGATCATATTCTTTGTATGGATGAGAGCAATCTAAG AGATTTGAACAGGAAAAGCAACCAAGTTAAGGACTGCAAGGCCACAATTGAGCTACTTGGAACTTATGATCCACAGAAACAGCTTATCATTGAAGATCCATACTAT gGGAGTGAAAAGGACTTTGAAACTGTTTACGAGCAATGTCTTAGATGCTGTAAAGCATTTTTGGAGAAGTATCGTTAA
- the ACP1 gene encoding low molecular weight phosphotyrosine protein phosphatase isoform X2, with the protein MAAGESKSVLFVCLGNICRSPIAEAVFRKLVTDEKLENKWRTDSAAVSDWNVGRFPDSRALSCLRNHGIETAHKARQITKEDFQTFDHILCMDESNLRDLNRKSNQVKDCKATIELLGTYDPQKQLIIEDPYYGSEKDFETVYEQCLRCCKAFLEKYR; encoded by the exons GAAACATCTGCCGCTCTCCAATAGCTGAAGCGGTTTTCAGAAAACTTGTGACTGATGAGAAGCTTGAAAATAAG TGGAGGAcagacagtgctgctgtttcagaCTGGAACGTGGGGCGCTTCCCAGATTCAAGGGCTTTAAGCTGTCTAAGAAATCATGGCATTGAGACAGCACATAAAGCACGACAG ATTACTAAAGAGGATTTCCAGACCTTTGATCATATTCTTTGTATGGATGAGAGCAATCTAAG AGATTTGAACAGGAAAAGCAACCAAGTTAAGGACTGCAAGGCCACAATTGAGCTACTTGGAACTTATGATCCACAGAAACAGCTTATCATTGAAGATCCATACTAT gGGAGTGAAAAGGACTTTGAAACTGTTTACGAGCAATGTCTTAGATGCTGTAAAGCATTTTTGGAGAAGTATCGTTAA